In Trichomycterus rosablanca isolate fTriRos1 chromosome 4, fTriRos1.hap1, whole genome shotgun sequence, one DNA window encodes the following:
- the LOC134311371 gene encoding uncharacterized protein KIAA0040 homolog, whose translation MQEDIATFFNKLWTFASQKHEQGVYNTGCLVVLLILPLIVILTFLAVCCHCCCCHTGGRRCCRHRDGAINKGARSEKKKRKNGSQKEEDLWISMDFKADPMSLDKMSHTVV comes from the coding sequence ATGCAGGAGGACATTGCTACGTTTTTTAATAAACTGTGGACATTCGCAAGCCAAAAGCACGAACAGGGCGTTTACAACACCGGCTGTCTGGTTGTCCTTCTCATACTTCCTCTGATTGTTATTCTCACCTTCCTGGCCGTCTGCTGTCACTGCTGTTGCTGTCATACAGGAGGACGCCGGTGCTGCCGGCATCGCGATGGCGCCATCAACAAAGGAGCGAGGTCtgagaagaagaagaggaagaatgGCAGCCAGAAAGAGGAGGACTTGTGGATTTCTATGGATTTCAAAGCAGACCCTATGAGTCTGGACAAAATGAGCCACACTGTAGTGTGA